In one Echinicola marina genomic region, the following are encoded:
- a CDS encoding porin family protein, whose translation MKKLMIICVFLSAFTFNANAQKGDLGLNTAAMTGLPTGDFGDAYGMGWGVSLKGLYRLNSVGQVTLSTGYSQFGLKDTYDENLKGSLGIIPVFAGYRHQLGELYLEPQLGLSVNRSNLKADFGDAGNLSGSASDTSFGYAASIGYLLGDVDLSLSYQGFSLSSQGLGFIGFRVGYQFKLN comes from the coding sequence ATGAAAAAATTAATGATCATTTGCGTGTTTTTGAGCGCCTTTACCTTTAACGCCAATGCCCAAAAGGGAGACCTGGGCCTAAATACAGCGGCTATGACAGGTTTGCCCACTGGTGATTTTGGCGATGCTTATGGTATGGGCTGGGGGGTATCCCTTAAAGGGCTGTACCGTTTGAATTCAGTCGGTCAAGTAACCCTTTCCACCGGCTATTCCCAGTTTGGGCTGAAAGATACCTACGACGAAAACCTAAAAGGATCTTTGGGTATTATACCCGTATTTGCAGGGTATCGCCATCAGCTGGGGGAACTGTACCTCGAGCCCCAATTGGGACTTTCTGTAAACCGCAGTAACCTGAAAGCAGACTTTGGAGATGCCGGAAACTTGTCGGGAAGCGCTTCGGATACTTCTTTCGGCTATGCCGCCTCCATTGGTTATCTATTGGGTGACGTGGATCTTTCACTGAGCTATCAGGGCTTTTCCCTTTCCAGTCAAGGGCTTGGATTCATTGGGTTCCGAGTCGGGTATCAATTTAAACTTAACTAA
- a CDS encoding RNA polymerase sigma factor, with amino-acid sequence MNKEERLIQRIRNGNKKDLGKVYTIHKPQFVDFAKKYTKEEDMILDIYQDSVIILYENILSGKLATLQSSLKTYLFAIGKHKLMEYSRKKGKAPHVNIPIEEINLFEEIDPYGMDLEDEKAILLQTAYRKLGQKCREVLRLFYYEGKKLDEIQQTLRYDSKDTVKSQKSRCLKQLKEIVGAYEKQ; translated from the coding sequence ATGAATAAAGAGGAGCGACTCATTCAACGTATACGTAACGGTAATAAAAAGGACCTGGGGAAGGTTTATACAATACACAAGCCCCAATTTGTTGATTTTGCCAAAAAGTACACTAAGGAAGAGGATATGATCCTGGACATTTACCAGGACAGTGTCATAATACTGTACGAAAATATCCTAAGTGGAAAATTGGCAACATTGCAAAGCAGTCTCAAAACCTACCTTTTCGCTATTGGGAAGCATAAACTCATGGAATATTCGAGAAAAAAGGGGAAGGCTCCTCACGTAAACATTCCAATAGAGGAAATCAACCTATTTGAGGAAATTGATCCGTATGGAATGGACTTGGAGGATGAAAAGGCAATCCTACTTCAAACAGCATATCGAAAACTTGGCCAGAAGTGCAGAGAGGTTTTACGCCTATTCTATTACGAGGGCAAAAAACTGGATGAAATCCAACAGACCCTCCGCTATGATTCAAAGGATACGGTAAAAAGTCAAAAATCAAGGTGTTTAAAACAATTAAAAGAGATTGTGGGAGCTTATGAAAAGCAGTAG
- a CDS encoding tetratricopeptide repeat protein, with translation MKSSRNKLIEKYFENSLSPHQLHEFEELMAIDKEFSSEVEFQKQLKAAIIREERANLKADLQSLDNPTKTYSLRWWYVAAGVVLLIGLTWLASTMINSQPNQLYTTYFEPYPNVVAPVVRGDDNVENDLKSHAFHLYDQGRYEKAVPVFEQLYRDGGKEYALLYQAVSLMASDRTQEAIPLLEQQDWTLEGRYTEVAHWYLALAFLDNQQIPKAKIYLQKVEQTSHPLANPAAQLLKSLR, from the coding sequence ATGAAAAGCAGTAGAAACAAATTGATCGAAAAATATTTTGAAAACAGTCTCAGCCCCCATCAACTGCACGAATTTGAGGAACTGATGGCTATCGACAAGGAGTTTTCATCAGAGGTTGAATTCCAAAAACAGCTAAAAGCTGCCATTATCCGTGAAGAAAGGGCCAATTTGAAGGCAGATTTACAGTCACTGGACAATCCCACAAAGACTTACAGTCTCCGTTGGTGGTATGTTGCTGCAGGGGTGGTATTATTGATTGGTCTGACCTGGTTGGCCAGTACTATGATCAATTCCCAACCAAACCAACTTTATACGACCTATTTTGAGCCTTATCCTAATGTGGTGGCCCCTGTAGTCCGTGGAGATGACAATGTAGAGAATGACTTAAAATCACACGCATTTCACCTATATGACCAAGGTCGATACGAAAAAGCAGTTCCTGTATTTGAGCAGTTGTATCGGGATGGCGGTAAAGAATATGCACTTTTGTACCAAGCCGTTTCCCTGATGGCTTCCGACAGGACCCAAGAAGCCATTCCATTGTTGGAACAGCAAGACTGGACCCTAGAGGGGCGCTATACCGAAGTAGCCCATTGGTACTTGGCCCTCGCCTTCCTGGACAATCAACAAATACCAAAGGCAAAAATCTATTTGCAAAAAGTCGAACAAACCAGTCACCCCTTGGCCAACCCAGCTGCCCAGCTCTTGAAAAGTCTCCGGTAG
- a CDS encoding CHAT domain-containing protein, whose product MLLLCVPIYGEAGAQETDELQYNQITLSDTSNTVDSYKSEISDRIDSLQSYYTKEHPRYDSLLFSIYDGYKQQYVDLEYQNDTKKALQIALACEAIFIGELEDKEQADLIYNIAHIYDKDEQYLKALNYYRRSIERYEALHDVERLDLRNDLALAYNNIGVIHAHTGFFTKRKECYLKAKALWESMDEVDKSNLISLYGNLLGLYAKYGDREASEELITMINDKFDQWMAEDSFGKGRKELQAEHPPQIYQVQKHRLNLQYLGFTNDRTSGLAHWDSLRTYFNSMTLKDQQRYSEYLLNGVYRVATLMVDQDNVSERAEERKFIDLGMKESNRLGDRYYEMIFHTRLVTFYEYATEDFANALIHLDSALQIGKEMDIREFNLLNIYLKRGDILQKLGRFEEAEEMAYHGFSLLLGEPVSDLFTIQREDFAQRNDIYYVDALREVAKIYKNQFRKGGNTAHAQLAYHFYTIAADLFHVYYQKGVYNPWLDMTNKDITEGVLSMHLALGITDHDKLVNTLERNMSQHLWKEFEAKYQQFLSVPDSLLIKHNMLKASLARAKNDTIVLAEELERLDRELLANEAAISSYDKKYFSFFSGQLDINELRTRLSGEQAIIRYIATDKKLFAIVVNSSNVSVVEIGEKKPVFELVESYHDQVQSIRDQAVGLSRELYDRLIRPLGLNEQTIRHLVIVPQSNLNLLAFESLENSKTGRLMVEDYELSYAYSLKLWELQQNAGAYSSHKNSIAAFVPEYPKSYLAAMEEDHVTRGRLTYLEGALSEAQYIVDKLGGDVFHKDAANKNRFIASIGHYQIYHFATHAMVDHTNYEKSGIYFQDGETLSYSELYQMRFPAEMVVLSACNTGIGELHEGEGLMSLSRALTYAGVRTSVYSLWQVPDEETSILMKSFYKYLVEGYGKEEALAMAKRTFLDDFPMKRHPFYWAGFVLNGNLEALSLEDRSGKFWKWGGYLIILLLLLGVIVYTYRKKKGTRTGN is encoded by the coding sequence ATGCTACTTTTGTGTGTTCCAATCTATGGGGAGGCAGGGGCACAGGAAACGGACGAATTGCAATATAACCAAATAACCTTGTCCGATACTTCCAATACTGTTGATTCATACAAGTCGGAAATTTCAGATCGTATTGACAGCCTACAGAGCTATTATACAAAGGAGCATCCTCGGTACGATAGTTTGCTTTTTTCTATTTATGATGGGTATAAACAGCAATACGTTGACCTGGAATACCAAAATGATACAAAGAAGGCTCTCCAAATAGCACTGGCATGTGAAGCCATTTTTATTGGAGAGCTAGAGGATAAGGAACAGGCCGATCTTATTTACAATATTGCACACATTTACGATAAGGATGAACAATACCTGAAAGCCCTAAATTATTACCGTCGCTCCATTGAACGCTATGAAGCCCTACATGATGTCGAACGGCTGGACTTACGTAATGATTTGGCACTGGCTTATAACAATATCGGTGTGATACATGCCCATACGGGCTTTTTTACCAAGCGAAAGGAATGCTACTTAAAGGCCAAAGCGCTTTGGGAGTCCATGGACGAGGTGGACAAAAGTAACCTGATTTCGTTATATGGCAACTTGTTGGGGTTATATGCCAAATATGGGGATCGAGAGGCTTCCGAGGAGCTGATAACGATGATAAATGACAAATTTGACCAATGGATGGCTGAAGATTCATTTGGCAAGGGAAGGAAGGAGTTGCAGGCTGAACACCCTCCGCAGATTTATCAGGTACAAAAACACAGGTTAAATCTTCAATATTTGGGGTTTACAAACGATAGAACCAGTGGATTGGCGCATTGGGACAGCCTTAGGACGTATTTCAATAGCATGACCCTAAAAGACCAGCAACGTTATTCCGAGTACCTCTTAAATGGCGTTTATCGTGTTGCCACCTTGATGGTAGATCAGGATAATGTCAGCGAGAGAGCGGAGGAAAGGAAGTTTATTGATCTTGGAATGAAGGAAAGCAATAGATTGGGAGATCGGTATTATGAAATGATATTCCATACCCGGCTGGTGACCTTTTATGAATATGCTACTGAGGATTTCGCCAATGCACTCATCCATCTAGATAGCGCACTACAGATCGGAAAGGAAATGGATATCCGCGAGTTCAATTTGCTCAATATTTATCTCAAGAGAGGAGATATACTACAAAAATTGGGACGTTTTGAAGAAGCGGAGGAAATGGCCTATCATGGTTTTTCCCTGTTGTTGGGGGAGCCTGTGAGTGATTTGTTTACAATACAACGAGAAGATTTTGCCCAACGCAATGATATATATTACGTCGATGCACTTCGGGAGGTGGCCAAAATTTACAAAAACCAGTTTCGTAAAGGCGGAAATACTGCACATGCCCAATTGGCCTATCACTTTTACACCATAGCCGCAGACCTTTTTCATGTTTATTACCAAAAGGGTGTTTACAATCCTTGGCTGGACATGACCAATAAGGATATCACCGAAGGGGTGTTGTCCATGCATCTCGCACTTGGGATCACCGATCATGACAAGCTGGTAAATACCTTGGAAAGAAACATGTCCCAACATCTATGGAAGGAGTTTGAGGCCAAATACCAGCAATTCTTATCCGTGCCTGACAGTTTGCTTATAAAACACAATATGCTTAAGGCCAGTCTGGCCAGGGCAAAAAATGATACGATTGTTTTGGCCGAGGAACTAGAAAGGTTGGATAGGGAGCTCTTGGCAAATGAAGCTGCCATCTCATCCTATGATAAGAAATATTTTTCCTTCTTTTCCGGACAATTGGATATTAATGAATTACGGACGCGTCTCTCCGGGGAGCAGGCGATCATTAGGTATATTGCAACGGATAAAAAGCTTTTTGCTATTGTGGTGAACTCTTCAAATGTCAGTGTAGTGGAAATTGGGGAAAAGAAGCCTGTTTTTGAGTTGGTCGAAAGCTATCATGATCAAGTACAATCCATACGGGATCAGGCTGTAGGATTGTCAAGAGAATTGTATGATCGGTTGATAAGGCCGTTAGGTCTGAACGAACAGACTATTAGGCACTTGGTCATTGTTCCGCAAAGTAATCTTAATTTACTGGCTTTTGAGAGTTTGGAGAATTCCAAAACTGGTCGTTTGATGGTGGAGGATTATGAACTAAGTTATGCGTATTCATTAAAGCTTTGGGAATTGCAACAAAATGCGGGAGCATATTCTTCCCATAAAAATAGTATCGCAGCTTTTGTGCCTGAATACCCCAAGTCCTATCTGGCCGCTATGGAAGAGGACCATGTAACCCGTGGCCGGTTGACGTATTTGGAAGGGGCTTTATCGGAAGCCCAATATATTGTAGATAAACTGGGAGGAGATGTTTTCCATAAAGATGCTGCCAATAAAAATCGTTTTATAGCTTCCATAGGTCATTACCAAATTTACCATTTTGCTACCCACGCCATGGTAGATCATACCAATTATGAAAAATCGGGTATTTATTTTCAGGATGGAGAGACCCTTTCCTATTCCGAATTATATCAAATGCGTTTCCCGGCTGAAATGGTGGTACTAAGTGCCTGCAACACGGGAATAGGTGAACTCCATGAAGGGGAAGGCTTGATGAGTCTTTCCCGTGCACTTACTTATGCCGGGGTAAGAACTTCTGTATATAGCTTATGGCAGGTTCCTGATGAAGAAACTTCCATATTGATGAAGTCTTTCTATAAGTATTTGGTAGAAGGATACGGTAAAGAAGAAGCTCTTGCTATGGCCAAAAGGACTTTTTTGGATGATTTTCCCATGAAACGGCATCCGTTTTATTGGGCGGGATTCGTTCTGAACGGGAATTTGGAAGCCCTATCACTTGAGGACCGTTCGGGAAAATTCTGGAAGTGGGGCGGTTATCTGATCATTTTGCTGCTTCTATTGGGGGTAATAGTTTATACTTATCGCAAGAAGAAAGGAACAAGGACAGGAAACTAA
- a CDS encoding nucleotidyl transferase AbiEii/AbiGii toxin family protein, producing the protein MEKMIQALSLLQQLKAHGLEFTFKGGTSLVLLLAKSRRFSVDIDIITTQSREEVEAILDKVVANSHFNSWDLQDRRSYKEGVPKAHYKFDYESSLNQSAHFVLLDILFEKIDYPKLLSVPIQSEWIESEEVLEVAVPSIESILGDKLTAFAPNTVGILYGKDKEQEIIKQLFDIGCLFDEAENVDEIALSFEKIGTKEINYRELEIGLTDILDDIFTTSLLIAKRTKNTVELDKTRFTELTTGIRRFEGFLIAENFKIEDAILAAGKTAYLAKQLKNKDYSAFEKFNGQDISKLEITGELNFLNKLKKSRDKAAFFYWYKALN; encoded by the coding sequence ATGGAGAAAATGATACAAGCCCTTTCTTTGTTGCAGCAACTCAAAGCCCATGGTCTAGAGTTCACATTTAAAGGTGGTACAAGCCTTGTTTTGTTACTTGCCAAATCAAGACGGTTTTCGGTGGATATTGACATCATTACCACCCAAAGTCGTGAAGAAGTAGAAGCTATCCTGGACAAAGTGGTAGCAAACTCACATTTCAATAGTTGGGACTTACAGGATAGAAGGAGCTATAAAGAAGGTGTTCCCAAAGCTCATTACAAATTTGATTATGAATCCAGTCTCAACCAAAGTGCTCATTTTGTGTTGTTGGATATTTTGTTTGAGAAAATCGATTACCCAAAGCTGTTATCGGTTCCTATTCAGTCGGAATGGATAGAATCAGAGGAAGTATTGGAAGTGGCTGTGCCTTCCATTGAATCCATTTTAGGAGATAAACTAACGGCATTTGCACCGAATACGGTCGGGATATTGTACGGCAAGGATAAAGAGCAGGAAATCATCAAACAGCTTTTTGATATAGGTTGTCTGTTTGATGAAGCAGAAAACGTAGATGAAATAGCTTTGAGCTTTGAGAAAATTGGAACCAAGGAGATCAACTACCGTGAACTTGAAATTGGTTTAACGGATATTCTGGATGATATTTTTACCACTTCCTTACTCATCGCCAAGCGAACTAAAAATACCGTAGAACTAGACAAAACCCGATTTACTGAACTCACCACAGGTATACGGAGGTTTGAAGGCTTTTTGATAGCTGAAAACTTTAAAATTGAAGATGCCATACTAGCTGCAGGTAAAACAGCTTACCTAGCTAAACAATTAAAGAACAAAGACTATTCTGCCTTTGAAAAATTTAACGGTCAGGACATCAGTAAACTAGAAATCACCGGCGAGCTGAACTTCCTGAATAAGCTTAAAAAGTCGAGAGATAAGGCAGCATTTTTCTATTGGTACAAGGCGTTGAATTAA
- a CDS encoding DUF6577 family protein: MSKIIDRQILKQFKSKGSFDRDTLSSFLTDLDPEITESALTWRIHDLVKRKVINQVKLGVYVISDKEIYRPFVSDKLASLSKIVAKEFDDLDYCLWSTEWLNDFTRHQLGTFFYILEVEKDFVEEVFNAYSESRQYRVYLDPKEDIMERYVESEVSIVIKPLISRSPKQRVAVKEKSKDKIYVPTLEKILIDVYSDAVTFYAIQGSEMDTLFETALKHYQINFTKLITYAGRRNKEKQIKSYLENNFSDFVKDILE, from the coding sequence ATGTCTAAAATCATTGACCGTCAAATATTGAAGCAATTTAAAAGTAAAGGAAGTTTCGACCGAGATACCCTCAGTTCCTTTTTGACTGATTTGGATCCGGAAATCACCGAAAGTGCTTTAACCTGGAGAATACATGATTTGGTAAAACGAAAAGTAATTAATCAAGTGAAATTGGGGGTTTATGTCATTTCCGACAAAGAAATCTACAGACCATTTGTATCTGATAAACTGGCTAGTCTATCCAAGATTGTAGCCAAGGAGTTTGATGATCTGGATTATTGCCTTTGGAGTACCGAGTGGCTCAATGATTTTACCAGACACCAATTGGGAACCTTCTTTTACATACTGGAGGTGGAGAAGGATTTTGTAGAGGAAGTATTCAATGCCTATTCAGAATCTAGGCAGTACAGAGTGTACTTGGATCCCAAAGAGGACATCATGGAACGCTATGTGGAAAGTGAAGTTTCCATCGTTATAAAGCCGCTTATAAGTCGTTCACCAAAGCAGAGAGTTGCTGTAAAGGAGAAGTCAAAGGATAAAATCTATGTACCCACCTTGGAGAAGATATTGATTGACGTGTATAGCGATGCAGTAACCTTTTATGCTATACAAGGAAGTGAAATGGACACGCTGTTTGAAACTGCTTTAAAACACTATCAGATAAACTTTACCAAGTTAATTACCTACGCTGGAAGAAGAAATAAAGAGAAACAAATTAAAAGCTACTTAGAGAACAACTTTAGTGACTTTGTAAAGGACATTTTAGAATGA
- the rhuM gene encoding RhuM family protein: protein MEKQIEIYQGSDGKTEIKVKFEEDTVWLNRNQLTSLFGRDIKTIGKHINNIFNEGELEKEAVVANFATTASDGKSYQVDHYNLDVIISVGYRVKSIQGTQFRQWATSRLKDYLIKGYAINEKRLAQKQQEVQTLKNGIRILSRAIEEKIDDTNYRWLGQFAKGLELLDDYDHENLDQKGVSNVQAIYPTMSEYQEVIEMMKADFDSSIFGKEKDASFQSAVAQIAKGFGDEDFYPTLEEKASTLLYLIVKNHGFVDGNKRIAAACFLLFLEKNGLLQNEQEHLIISNEALASLTLFIASSKPEEVDVVKRLVVSVLNRSR, encoded by the coding sequence ATGGAAAAGCAAATAGAAATTTATCAAGGCAGTGACGGGAAAACTGAGATTAAAGTAAAGTTTGAAGAAGATACTGTATGGCTAAATAGAAACCAATTGACTTCTTTATTTGGTCGGGATATTAAAACCATTGGTAAACACATCAATAACATCTTTAATGAAGGGGAACTGGAAAAAGAAGCAGTTGTCGCAAATTTTGCGACAACTGCTTCGGATGGGAAATCCTACCAAGTAGATCATTATAATCTAGATGTTATTATTTCTGTCGGCTATAGAGTGAAATCCATTCAAGGTACACAATTTCGGCAATGGGCTACCTCCAGATTGAAGGACTATCTAATTAAAGGGTATGCCATTAATGAAAAAAGACTAGCACAAAAGCAACAAGAGGTTCAGACCTTGAAAAATGGGATTCGGATATTAAGCAGGGCAATTGAAGAAAAAATAGATGATACAAACTACCGTTGGCTAGGCCAGTTTGCGAAAGGATTGGAGTTATTGGATGATTATGACCATGAGAATCTTGATCAAAAGGGGGTAAGCAATGTTCAAGCTATTTATCCAACAATGTCCGAGTACCAAGAGGTTATTGAAATGATGAAAGCAGATTTTGATTCATCCATTTTTGGAAAGGAAAAGGATGCTTCTTTCCAAAGTGCCGTTGCCCAGATTGCAAAAGGATTTGGAGATGAAGACTTCTATCCGACGCTAGAGGAAAAGGCTTCCACATTGTTATACTTGATTGTTAAAAATCATGGGTTTGTTGATGGGAATAAGAGAATTGCAGCAGCGTGTTTTTTACTGTTCTTGGAGAAAAATGGACTTCTGCAAAACGAACAAGAACATTTAATCATCAGTAATGAAGCGTTGGCCAGTTTGACCTTATTTATTGCGTCCAGTAAGCCAGAAGAGGTTGATGTAGTGAAAAGGCTTGTGGTGAGCGTGTTAAATAGAAGTAGGTAG
- a CDS encoding site-specific integrase, with protein sequence MEASLRFTLRKDLINKRGEMPISLIITLNGQKRKISTGISILPELWSESSRNILALTLKQRTQLEKIHGDLVPPKAVLIKYESELNELKFKIQKIEEEFRFSGISYSASKIVDSYKESNEEKVEKPEPEGLVYDFIDQYIQDNELIRAKGSLVVYKSLRKHLKNFQKKSRKKIRFENMDYIFMQAFQNYLVGWKEVNKKTGRVTTLNNVSIGKQLSTLKTFLSYARRRGIKVHDGYKEFTIKKERLEVIALNQREFDSLYNLDLRENRRLQQVKDIFIFSCATGYRYSDLRQLRREHIKGDEIRLTITKTKEPSVVPLNRYSREILAKYEERVEPLPIISNQKFNNYVKELCKLAGIDEPIEIIRYRGAKRDAKVFPKHELISAHTGRKTFVTLSLAKGIPAEVVMKITGHSDYKSFKRYIEVDEQRKRDEMTKAWS encoded by the coding sequence ATGGAAGCATCATTAAGATTTACGCTGCGGAAGGACTTGATCAACAAAAGAGGGGAAATGCCGATTTCCCTTATAATTACATTGAATGGCCAGAAAAGAAAGATATCTACTGGTATATCAATTCTTCCTGAATTGTGGTCTGAGTCAAGTAGAAATATACTGGCTCTGACATTAAAGCAAAGGACCCAATTAGAAAAGATTCATGGAGATTTAGTCCCTCCGAAAGCAGTACTTATCAAGTACGAGTCCGAACTAAACGAGCTTAAATTCAAGATTCAAAAAATTGAGGAAGAATTTAGATTCTCAGGGATTTCATATAGTGCATCAAAAATAGTAGATAGCTACAAGGAGTCCAACGAAGAAAAAGTGGAGAAGCCCGAACCGGAGGGCTTGGTTTATGATTTTATTGACCAATATATTCAAGATAATGAATTGATCAGGGCTAAAGGCAGTTTGGTGGTGTATAAATCCCTGCGAAAGCACCTAAAAAACTTCCAGAAGAAATCCAGAAAGAAAATCCGGTTCGAGAACATGGATTATATTTTCATGCAAGCCTTTCAAAATTACTTGGTAGGATGGAAAGAAGTGAATAAGAAAACGGGAAGGGTGACCACTCTTAACAATGTTTCCATTGGTAAACAACTAAGTACCCTAAAGACCTTTTTAAGTTATGCCAGGAGAAGGGGTATCAAAGTACATGATGGCTACAAAGAGTTTACCATTAAGAAAGAAAGGCTTGAAGTAATTGCCCTTAACCAAAGGGAGTTTGATTCACTGTACAATTTGGATTTGAGAGAGAATAGAAGACTACAACAGGTTAAGGACATTTTCATTTTTAGCTGTGCTACGGGTTATCGGTATTCAGATTTGAGGCAATTGAGAAGAGAGCATATCAAGGGAGATGAGATACGCCTGACCATCACCAAAACCAAAGAGCCTTCAGTAGTGCCATTGAATAGGTATTCCCGGGAAATCTTAGCTAAGTATGAGGAACGCGTAGAGCCGTTACCCATCATATCCAATCAGAAATTCAATAATTATGTAAAGGAGCTATGTAAGCTCGCTGGCATTGATGAGCCTATAGAAATCATCAGGTACCGGGGAGCAAAAAGAGATGCGAAGGTATTCCCCAAGCACGAATTGATAAGTGCCCATACCGGGCGAAAAACTTTTGTAACATTGTCTTTGGCCAAAGGGATTCCGGCCGAAGTTGTGATGAAAATTACCGGGCATTCTGATTATAAGAGTTTTAAACGTTATATTGAAGTGGATGAACAGCGCAAAAGAGATGAAATGACGAAAGCTTGGAGCTAA
- a CDS encoding IS1595 family transposase — protein MNLIEFTGHFPDEESCEQYIKKYREKSGIRCKNSEKITRHYWFANGRFFECSSCRRRSSLKSGTVMENSKLPLRIWLLAMLFMSATKKGFSCLELQRQLGLSRYETTFRLMHRIRSAMGQRDELYILSDMIEYDECYMETVQENQILGQLKRGKGSQKQTAVAVAAESVPLEDLDSGQKTKRCGYFKMRVMDKVDCESVNAFIRANTVGDVVLFTDKNTAYSKIEEVVATHLAVPSGKESVNDTLKWVHKAISNLKRTLLGVYHMITYKYLQNYLNEFVYRLNRRYFGKGLFERLVIAGTYPYVQ, from the coding sequence ATGAACCTTATAGAATTTACGGGCCATTTCCCAGATGAGGAAAGTTGTGAACAATACATCAAGAAATACCGTGAGAAAAGCGGTATACGGTGCAAAAACAGTGAGAAGATAACCCGACACTATTGGTTTGCCAACGGCAGGTTTTTCGAATGCAGCAGTTGTCGGAGACGTTCTTCTCTTAAATCAGGGACGGTAATGGAAAACAGCAAGCTTCCGCTCCGTATCTGGCTATTGGCCATGCTGTTTATGTCGGCGACCAAGAAAGGGTTTTCCTGCCTTGAGCTCCAGCGGCAACTGGGGCTTAGCCGATATGAGACCACTTTCCGTCTGATGCACAGGATACGGTCAGCCATGGGACAACGAGATGAGCTTTATATCCTCAGTGACATGATTGAATATGACGAGTGTTATATGGAAACCGTACAGGAGAACCAGATCTTGGGTCAGCTTAAACGTGGAAAAGGCAGCCAGAAACAGACCGCAGTAGCGGTGGCGGCCGAATCGGTACCCTTGGAAGACCTGGATTCCGGGCAGAAAACAAAGCGCTGTGGCTATTTCAAAATGAGGGTCATGGACAAAGTGGACTGCGAGAGTGTCAATGCCTTTATCCGGGCCAATACCGTAGGGGATGTGGTACTGTTTACAGACAAGAACACGGCCTACTCGAAAATAGAGGAAGTGGTGGCCACCCATTTGGCCGTTCCATCGGGAAAGGAGTCCGTAAACGACACCTTAAAATGGGTACACAAAGCAATCAGTAATCTTAAAAGAACCCTGTTGGGGGTATATCACATGATAACTTATAAATATTTACAGAACTATTTAAATGAGTTTGTTTACAGATTGAACCGAAGATATTTTGGCAAAGGACTCTTTGAAAGGCTCGTTATTGCGGGCACTTACCCATACGTGCAGTAA
- a CDS encoding DUF3800 domain-containing protein: MKKGFFIFCDESVKSDRYYSNFYGGSMIAKEDYEKINNLLVSKKQDIGMEDSELKWSNINAYRVDAYCEMMELYFNIIAQNIIKFRLMFTDNRFIPRNLTATHKQNEYHLLYYQFIKHSFGFSHINSDVLIDLELYFDTLPDKKEKNKKFKGFIHGLQYLPELEGANLQIKKESIYEVDSKKHIILQCSDVILGSMGFRLNNHHKDKPEGQYRRGKRTVAKEKVYRFINSKIRDIRPNFNIGVSTSVDGDPLNKFFHPYRHWLFTPSEHNYIPSSKNIK; this comes from the coding sequence ATGAAAAAAGGCTTTTTTATTTTTTGTGATGAATCAGTTAAATCTGATCGATACTACTCAAACTTTTATGGAGGCTCTATGATTGCTAAAGAAGATTACGAAAAAATAAACAATCTTTTGGTTAGCAAGAAACAAGATATCGGAATGGAAGATTCAGAACTTAAGTGGAGTAATATTAACGCATATAGAGTAGATGCATATTGCGAAATGATGGAACTTTATTTTAATATCATAGCTCAGAACATCATTAAATTTAGACTTATGTTCACCGACAATAGATTTATCCCAAGAAACTTAACAGCCACCCACAAACAAAATGAATATCACCTACTATATTATCAATTTATAAAACATTCCTTTGGCTTTTCACACATAAATTCTGATGTTTTAATTGATTTAGAGCTTTATTTTGACACACTCCCTGATAAAAAGGAAAAGAATAAAAAATTCAAAGGATTTATTCATGGACTTCAATACTTACCTGAATTGGAGGGAGCAAATCTTCAAATTAAAAAGGAATCCATTTACGAAGTTGATTCAAAAAAACATATTATTCTTCAATGTAGCGATGTTATTCTTGGATCTATGGGATTTAGGCTAAATAATCATCATAAAGACAAACCAGAAGGTCAATACAGAAGAGGAAAAAGAACCGTTGCAAAAGAAAAGGTTTATCGGTTTATAAATTCTAAGATCAGAGATATTCGACCTAACTTTAATATCGGAGTATCTACTAGCGTAGATGGAGATCCCTTAAACAAATTTTTTCATCCCTATAGACACTGGCTTTTCACACCAAGTGAACATAATTATATTCCATCCAGTAAGAACATAAAATAA